AAGCTGGACTCTAGCAGTCTAGCAGATGCCCTCTCGGTCCTGTCTCCTAGAGGGGAATTTCTTTCATATAGACAAGAGGAACACTGAAAAAGTGCAAACCATTTCATTAGCATTTATTTGGAGTTTCTTGACCGTTTGTGTTCTATTGACGCTTTCTTTGTTGAATATGTCTATCAGGTGCAATTTTTTGTGCTgtctatttaaaattaaacgatATCTTATATGGCCATAGATGTGTTTCTGTTCTTGAAATTAATACCTGGATACCTCCTAATTATGTAGACATTCGAAGAAGCTGACACAAAACACGATGGGAAGATTGACAAGGAAGAGTGGCGAAACCTTGTTTTGAGGCATCCATCACTTTTGAAGAATATGACTCTCCAATATCTCAAGTGAGTGAGCTGCATCTTCTGACCTCCCTTATTAACCAAGAGGGTGTTTActcttaaattattaattttttttaaaatcagaAATAGCTAAATCAATTTTATCTTGGAAGTGCTTTATTACTTTTTTCCTAAAGACATCTCAGACTTATCCATCATTCTAGTGGTATTTGCTTAGTTATTTTAGAATCAGATTGAAATGAAATGACTTTTCAAGTacttaagaatattttttatttcacaCTTAAAAACACTTTTGTAAGCACTTAAaaaagtcattccaaacataCTCTTACACTTTATATTGGCACTGGCAGGGATATCACGACCACATTCCCAAGTTTCGTGTTTCACTCGCAAGTAGATGATACGTGAGATGTCTCTCATTGGGGAGTTTTATTGGTACATGTCAATGACTGTTTGGCTTGCAAGTTctgttttgaatttgattgatatGATTGTAgctgtttttttctttctttttgttgaACGAAATTGGAAATGTTCTGTTGTGCTCGCAATTCACCTGAATCCGAGCCCAGTTTAAGCGAAATTCCAAGTATAAATTGTAGTTAGGTTTATGATTTTGATCTgtgcattttttgtatttttaacgCTTGgttcttataattttttatttgtttcttctttAAAACCCATCAGTTCAATTTCTAAATGTGATTTTTACTGATAGTACAACCTGAAAGTGATTATCTTTATGCCCTGTGTTTTTTACTGCATTTCATTGAACAATAATTAGCAGTATTATCGAATTTGAATATattgatattatattttgtaatattgtaGTTATAAACTGTAATATATCTTTAGTAATACTAtgatatacatatttttttaaaaattaaaaaaagccACGAAATGGAATCCCccttctaaaataaaattttaaaaaatggaatataaaatttggaGACAAGTTTGTGAGAAGGGTGTTTTTGTCATGTTGTCTGACTTTTGCAACAATGTTGTTAATAACTTGAAATGTATCAACATTCTTCGTAATTTGTCGAATTCAATACCATAACATTTTGCCAATTTGAGTTCATCGATAATATGTTTATCTCTACATGACAATCTAATATAACTCAATTAGTTTAAGGATATATTCTCATATGAGTTATCATgagtttgattttttattttttttttaaaaaaattcttaggTTGATCTCTAGGGAGTGTTTGCGGGCATTGAGTTGAGTTTATGTTGGAGTTAGAAAGTTTGTGTATAGTGTGAAGAGTTGTAAGATAAAGTTTATcaataaatatacaaaatagaGAAAGAGTAGAAGATGAAGTTGTTCAATAAATGTGCAAACTTGTTTACTATTGAAGTTAAGTTGTTTAATTCCCCAATTTCATCAAGTGGGTGGAGTGAGCTTATAACTATTGAGACAATAAGATCTTTCGGCATGAGAAGCAAACCAGGGTTAGcaagaaaataacaaattttaactTTCCATTTGTAAAAATAGCTCCCTCTCCTTCCACTAATACTTCACTCCTCGACTGGCTTCATTTATTGCTTATTCAGAGCCACTAGTGATCACTCCAGTTCCACTCTACTACTTTAAatggatttattttttaaattaataaaaaaaagttcgaTATTTGTTTGTatagatttttcaaattaattaagaaatcaaaatgaaaaaaacataaaataagttgaaaaaaagatacaaataataaaataatatttgaaaaaaaaaatagtttagttttgatatttaaaaaaagagtaacATGATTTAAAATAGGGGAGATATTTTAGGAGAAAataattgatgatttaaaatagGAGAGAtattttaagagaaaataaataaaagaaacagaAAATTAGTTATGGTGTAATTTGGTTGTGTAGTCATCCAAGGTTTTTTGAAAGTTGAACTTTGAAAGTTTTTTGCTATACAAATATTGATGTGACTTACAAATACACTgtaattaatttctaaaatatgcccaacaaatatattaaacaaacttaaaaacaaatacaatacaattaaTCAATTAACCAAACCATATTCGACGATGGTACATCCTTCCATGATCAAATCCATCAAGGTGGGTTTAAAACCCCAAGGCAAAATAGCTAATACCAACATCGTCCATATACTTGGCCTATCTTTTCACGCTCAATAGGAATCACTTTGGCCAAAACTAGGAATCACATTGGATTTGATCGATTAAGTCAAATCTCCAAGGTAGACTCGTCGGCGATTGAgagcaaaaaataaaatcaattaaaaaaggatgaaaattgaaaaagatgtaTTCAAAGCAACAGAATCTAAATAAATCGGAAGTCATGATAGCGATTATTTCCATACCACCTACCATCGAATAGTGATAGCAAGAAAATAGAAGATGAAGAAAGTTAGAGCTACGTGTTGTATTCTAATGTTTTATGGTTGAAacaaaaggataataaatataacgttcaaaataatttaaaacccGTGAATCTTGATTAAGATTAATAGaaagtataatataaataacaaatcTTAGTTAggataattgatataatatgatatttcaaatttcaaaacaatatttgaaaattagttgaTGTACACTATTCGAAAATTCAAAACACCTATTAAACTTTattctaaaattcaaaacaactaCTAAATCACGAGATTTATGGCAAATTATCCGTTTGAAATGACGAAATTAGTTGATGTTGAAAGTCTGTTGGGATAAGAGCAATTAATTACAGTCTCATTAATGAATATGTCAAATTAATAACACTGTAATTAAAAGTATGATGAGGGTATTTTAGGATTTTAGAAAATTGGACTCACGTGACATTCATCATTTTGCTATAATTCAAAAACATCTCATCTCCTgctatattttcaaatgatagtgtaattatttttatatgtctGATTATTCCGCAAATGGATAAACTACTAAATGTGCACCTCTTCGATCGTTGCCGGTCAAAAAATCTACAAAAGTTTGGAATCACATTGGCATATTGAAAGAAGACTTGTGAAAACCTTTGATTAAGATATCTaagtttatttttatcattaaataagtattataaaaaCTTTTGGGggatttttaaaatagaaaaaaataaaggaaaccatttacacaaaataataaaatttaatctagTATCTATCAACGTTAAAATAGATTGAAGGCTATCATTAATATTATGTGATAGACGCGGATAGAAATCTAAGTTAGATACCTTTGATTAAGATATCTaagtttatttttatcattaaataattattataaaaattttaggaaaatttttagaaatagaaaaataaaagaaaccatttacacaaaaaaaaatgtgcttgtactatcaatctcgaggtttgaggttcgattccctcatcccacactttaattacaatacctttaagAAAATGATAGAACATATtaaagtctatcattaatattatatgataaaagtctattagtatttttttttcttatttttctaaatagttgTACATTTTTctatagtaatttttttttttaaaattttccttttataaacAGAATGTGTAATTTAATAAAAGCCAGAGATAATTAATATAGGGGTTTGAATCCACCACTTCCTTCCCTTCGCATATTGTTGAActatacattttaaaatatcGAAATAAAATTTTGAGACCCAGTGATATTTAATTCAAGTAAATATCagcttccaaaaaaaaaaagaagtataatttaaatattaattctgcaatttttatttttctaatttcaatttaCTGGTAATTGGGCTCTTTACTTGAAAAATCCTTgagaattgaaaattgaaaccAGGCTCGTCAGTCGTCCCGTTGCGCAAGACGAAAGGGAAGATTCTCCCATTTTCCGATCAACCAACAGGTCCTTTTCTCCATCCACGTCCACCATTGCATTCTTCTCATATTCCTTCTTATTTTACTCCTCTTTGCTCTACTTTCTGTCGATTCTTTTTTCctatatttctctatttttggtTCTAGGAAAGATAATGTTTCAGTTTCTGATTTGTAAACTGAGAAAAGCATCTCATGAATGCCTTAATTTGGGTTTTCTGAAGTAGGTTTTGCTTGGAGCTTAATTGCAGTGAAGCGAGGGAACAATTTTCAGTAATGTCGGATAAAGGCGAAAAGGGTTTTCCAGTGCAGAAAAAACCTGCAAAGTCTTCCCTCAAATCTTCCGCTCTCAAGGATGGTTCGTATCGTTAATGTCTTCTGACGCTACTGAATTCACTCTTCTTCTAATTACTTCTCAATCTTCAACCAAGATTTTGTTTTGAGAACCTCTTGGGTGCTACTATCACTACTGTTTTGTACAGAACGGCAAATTTGTGAACCCTTGTTGCTTCCAGCTTTCGATGAATTATGCGTGTAGTTTGCTAAATGGATCATAGGTTACAGGAATACATCATTAAACTATAATTAGTGATATTTTCTATGGAACTGGGCATTTAAACGAGGTATATCAGGGTTAGGATAATTAAGCATCACTGGAAATTATTTTTAGGCATCACGGTTTCTTCTCTTGttcacattttttttgtttgtttgccCAATATATATCCAAATGCTTCCTGACTTGTTGCATAGCTTCTCTTAAAGGAAAGGATGATAGTTTGTCGAAGCTAAAGAAGGGAAGGAAAGTCCAATTCGATGCTCAAGGTCaatagtctttttatttttttttattttttttatttttttttattttaaatatatatatgtataacaGTGATATTTCTTGTGTTATGCAAATCACTTGATGGGCCAATGTTAAATCAATTATCTGTCTGAAAATAATGTGCTTACCTATATAAAACTACTTAATTCGGATGTAATTGTACATACAGGATCAGTTGATGCGCAGAGTACTTTTTCAATGAAATACAGTGGCAAAAATGGTACTAGTTTTaaatgttcattttattttctatattacTCATCTTTCTACAGAGTTCATCTGTTGTTTTTCTGCTAATACAAATTTTCTCTCCTTTCCAATTGTGGCTCGTAGGTGACTTGGGTAAAGGAGGAAAAGGTGTAAATACGAAGGCTTCTGCTGCAAAGGAACCCCAACCACTAGAATTGAAGATTGAGCAAGGTGGGTACTGCCTTGACTTCGACTATGGTTTTATTTGGTATTACATGGTCATGAATGTATCAGTTTTTGCTGTTATTCATATCATGGAAGATCAGTCTTTGTATGCCAACCGACTGTTTTCTCTTTTCTGTTCTGAGgccatattttttatttttatttttatttattttactgaCGGGATAAGAGAAGTATGTCTCCTGGTATGAAGTTGTTTGTTGGATGAAATTTTTGGAGGGTATGCTAATCAAATTATGCtgtttattgttgttttggttttaaattggCATGCAGAACTTCCCAAGAATGTTAAATGCCAATGCCTTATGGACTGTGAGGCTGCACAACTTTTACAGGGAATCCAAGATCAGATGGTTCTTCTATCCGCTGATCCAACCATAAAAATCCCCACGTGAGTCAATATTATTAACTATGTATTTGAAAGAATAATTTCATATGCTTACGAACTTGAATTGCTTTTATCTTAGGTCGTTTGATAGGGGATTGCAATATGCTAAAAGAGCCAACCACTATGTAAATTCTGAGTCAGTTAGACCAGTTCTTGAGTATCCTTGATCTGATGAATAGGCCCATTAGATTGTATTGTAAATTTTTCTTTGTATCTCTTTATTTTGGATGGAATCAATTTATATACTACTGTGGAAGTATGCTTTTATATCAACCCAGCTGGTGCTCGTTTTCATTCTAGTCTGTTCATTTGGGTGCTTAACTAAAAGTTCTAGAACCCTCAAGAAACATGGCTTAACGGAAAGTGAGGTAGTTATATCTATCTTCTTTTTTGCCTTTCTCAAAATTAGTTCTTTCAAATAATGAACTTACCTAGTATTAATATTAATTCAGATATGTGTGATTGCTAATGTCTGCCCAGACACTACTGATGAAGTTTTTGCTCTTCTTCCGTCCTTGAAGGTACGGTATAAGTTTTAATGATTTCTGTAAttaaaacacattttttttctgCCTACCTGAGCATAGCTAAATTGGCTAAGGCATTGTACCGTGAATCAAAAGGTTAGAGGGTTAAATCTTCACTTCTacttgttgaactaaaaaaacacACTTTGTTTTTGTACTTATTCTGTTATTTGGTcctcttgtatttttcttagaTCAAGTAGGTCGTCCTAGTTTATAAATACAACAACTAAGTCTTTACTTGAAATTTAGGGATTTGCTAATGGGTAAAAAGTATGCACGTGTGATCAATTACAATACAATgtgaaaatatataataaaagaacTACAAATGTATgggtaaagaagaaaaatgaagactTTAAAAGAGTGatagtaaaataattaaaattttgtcctAACCTTTTCCGGTAAATTTGGAATTGCCTCCCTCTTAGTATGTTGTAATTCTAAAAgtatattcaaaatatttaagaTTTGGTAGCTTCTCTTGTTTCTCCTCCCAAAAACTTTTAAGATTGAATATTATATCTATTGAaagttgaataaaaaaaatttgctcCTCCCTAAGAAATTTTTTGGCTCCCCCTTGTTCGGAGGTAATATTTTTAAACTGAAACTATTCTTAGATGTTTCTCAAA
The nucleotide sequence above comes from Benincasa hispida cultivar B227 chromosome 3, ASM972705v1, whole genome shotgun sequence. Encoded proteins:
- the LOC120072672 gene encoding DNA-directed RNA polymerases IV and V subunit 4-like isoform X1, producing the protein MSDKGEKGFPVQKKPAKSSLKSSALKDASLKGKDDSLSKLKKGRKVQFDAQGSVDAQSTFSMKYSGKNGDLGKGGKGVNTKASAAKEPQPLELKIEQELPKNVKCQCLMDCEAAQLLQGIQDQMVLLSADPTIKIPTSFDRGLQYAKRANHYVNSESVRPVLETLKKHGLTESEICVIANVCPDTTDEVFALLPSLKGKRSKLSEPLNNVLFELAKVKSS
- the LOC120072672 gene encoding DNA-directed RNA polymerases IV and V subunit 4-like isoform X2, with the protein product MSDKGEKGFPVQKKPAKSSLKSSALKDGKDDSLSKLKKGRKVQFDAQGSVDAQSTFSMKYSGKNGDLGKGGKGVNTKASAAKEPQPLELKIEQELPKNVKCQCLMDCEAAQLLQGIQDQMVLLSADPTIKIPTSFDRGLQYAKRANHYVNSESVRPVLETLKKHGLTESEICVIANVCPDTTDEVFALLPSLKGKRSKLSEPLNNVLFELAKVKSS